A region of Cardinium endosymbiont of Sogatella furcifera DNA encodes the following proteins:
- a CDS encoding nucleotide exchange factor GrpE: MKLHDTDTNRKGCCKETVDKHQTTYCSEETTTPCCCNGEETMDQPCCCGRQEAAAQGGCCYEQKVEPEGGCCQSADRLSDSQPHLCSADIGSLEQMQTLLMEANDKYMRLYAEFDNFKKRAAKERIAFTDKANEQTLKELLPIVDDFERCIAALQGTEGALQHIEGIKLIYDKIGGILKKYGVQEITITDGTAFNADLHEAIMQQPVDNLEMQGKIVGVVEKGYLIHEYVLRFAKVIIGV, encoded by the coding sequence ATGAAGTTACACGATACAGACACAAACAGAAAAGGCTGCTGCAAAGAGACAGTAGACAAACATCAAACCACTTACTGTAGTGAGGAAACAACAACCCCATGTTGCTGCAACGGTGAAGAAACAATGGATCAACCCTGCTGCTGTGGACGGCAAGAGGCAGCAGCTCAAGGAGGTTGTTGCTACGAACAAAAGGTCGAACCAGAGGGAGGGTGCTGTCAGTCAGCTGATAGGCTAAGTGATAGCCAACCACACCTATGCAGCGCTGATATAGGTTCATTGGAGCAAATGCAAACGCTACTCATGGAGGCAAATGATAAATATATGCGCCTTTATGCTGAATTTGATAACTTCAAAAAGCGTGCAGCTAAGGAGCGCATAGCCTTTACGGATAAAGCCAATGAACAAACCCTCAAAGAACTTTTACCTATTGTAGATGATTTTGAGCGATGTATAGCAGCACTGCAAGGTACAGAAGGGGCACTGCAACATATTGAAGGAATCAAACTGATTTATGATAAAATAGGGGGGATATTAAAAAAATATGGGGTACAAGAAATCACCATAACGGATGGCACTGCCTTTAACGCGGATCTACACGAAGCGATTATGCAACAACCAGTAGATAATCTAGAGATGCAAGGGAAGATTGTCGGCGTAGTAGAGAAGGGATATCTAATCCATGAGTATGTGTTGCGGTTTGCTAAAGTTATAATTGGAGTATAA